A single window of Lonchura striata isolate bLonStr1 chromosome 20, bLonStr1.mat, whole genome shotgun sequence DNA harbors:
- the AATF gene encoding protein AATF: MAAPLALQLQELLDPRPGPRDPEDDAEEATVAKVIDRFEDETTDDILPVGNIRKRASAFLLEADKRYSGKATSRKALQEELWGDALSEEGSAEEALDDWYSGSEGSEEEDGVGTKGREKPSSAGSEQEDDLEDDEEAKAPEFSSQNITDFEKFTEGMDDAGSSEGEDEEEGEDDADMEEGSEEEEEEEEEFGSENHDDGKETKDNEDDGGVQTFSRGQESEEVEKGKAVRNQLALWDQLMEGRIKMQKVLMTANRLPQPDTYPRFRKEGGQDFDNAVESCCKTLEALLKVLVELQDELLYQYPGTRHLVDGKQAKTESEDEILSSSDEEPVEKAQEKRRSLPKRKLKFEEYPEFIAKRYKDFRTYRNSTLQKWHDKTKLATGKMGKGFGALERSVLAQIDHVLLDRERLLRRTQTRRSLYTVLGKQEQQPAPAPQPDSSEVLPPSDSNRHLKDIDEEIFDDDDFYHQLLRELIERKTASLDPNDQVAMGRQWLAIQKLRSKIKKKVDRKASKGRRIRFHVHSKLVSFMAPIDLCTMNDDARTELYRSLFGKVRNGEEAEQN, from the exons atggcggcgcccTTGgcgctgcagctgcaggagctgctggacccccggcccggcccgcgggacCCCGAGGACGATGCGGAGGAAG CTACAGTTGCTAAAGTGATTGACAGATTTGAGGATGAAACCACGGATGACATTTTGCCTGTTGGCAATATCAGGAAAAGAGCCTCAGCCTTTCTCCTGGAAGCTGATAAGAGGTACAGTGGAAAAGCCACATCTCGGAAAGCTTTGCAGgaagagctctggggagatgctctgTCTGAAGAAGGATCTG CTGAAGAAGCACTAGATGACTGGTACAGTGGCAGTGAAGGCTCAGAAGAGGAGGACGGTGTTGGCACAaagggcagggagaagcccagcagtgctggcagtgagCAGGAGGATGACTTGGAGGATGATGAAGAGGCCAAGGCACCAGAGTTCAGCTCCCAGAATATCACAGACTTTGAGAAGTTTACAGAGGGGATGGATGATGCAGGGAGCAGTGAAggggaggatgaagaggagggtGAAGATGATGCTGACATGGAAGAAGgaagtgaggaggaggaggaggaggaggaagaatttGGGAGTGAAAACCACGATGatggaaaagaaaccaaagaCAACGAAGATGATGGGGGAGTGCAGACCTTTTCCAGAGGACAGGAGTCTGAAGAAGTGGAGAAGGGCAAAGCTGTGAGGAACCAGCTAG CCCTGTGGGACCAGCTGATGGAAGGGAGGATCAAGATGCAGAAGGTGCTCATGACTGCCAACAGGCTGCCCCAGCCAGACACCTACCCCAGGTTCAGGAAGGAAGGGGGACAGGACTTTGACAACGCTGTGGAGAGCT GTTGTAAAACCCTGGAGGCCTTGCTGAAAGTGCTGGTGGAGCTTCAGGATGAGCTGCTTTATCAGTACCCAGGCACGAGGCATCTGGTGGATGGAAAGCAAGCAAAAACTGAGAG TGAGGATGAAATCCTGAGCAGCAGCGATGAGGAACCAGTGGAGAAGGCtcaggagaagaggaggagccTCCCCAAACGGAAGCTGAAGTTTGAGGAGTACCCTGAGTTCATAGCCAAGCGCTACAAGGACTTCAGGACCTACAGGAACAGCACCCTGCAGAAGTGGCACGACAAGACCAAGCTGGCAACTGGCAAGATGGGGAAG ggcttcGGAGCCTTGGAGCGCTCGGTGCTGGCGCAGATCGATCACGTCCTGCTGGACAGGGAGCGGCTGCTGCGGCGCACCCAGACCCGCCGCTCCCTCTACACCGTGCTGGgcaagcaggagcagcagcctgccccggccccgcagcccgaCAGCTCG GAAGTCCTGCCCCCCTCAGACTCCAACAGGCACCTGAAGGACATCGATGAGGAGATATTTGATGATGATGACTTCTACCACCAG ctcctgcgaGAGCTGATCGAGCGCAAAACCGCCTCCCTGGACCCCAACGACCAGGTGGCCATGGGCAG GCAGTGGCTGGCCATCCAGAAGTTACGGagcaaaataaagaagaaagtgGACAGAAAAGCCAGCAAAGGAAGGAGAATCCG